From a single Apium graveolens cultivar Ventura chromosome 2, ASM990537v1, whole genome shotgun sequence genomic region:
- the LOC141693297 gene encoding uncharacterized protein LOC141693297 gives MGRMARNCKEPIQKANVLRITGPSPSAAPAAQPRARTFNMTMKDAVQNADVVVGMLDINSVKVKVLIEVANQEKVTSKRICPICDRIIEDRHFSADLILFKLREFDVLLWMDWFSNHYVQIKYRSKKVKLETNDGIEVIFKGKEQEKKFLMAIQTKRLLRHGGEAYLAHVKDVENEPLRIEDIPVVKDFPDEHPDELPGLPPDQEFKFMIYLAPGMESISKAPYRMPPVEIKELAT, from the exons ATGGGCCGTATGGCAAGGAACTGTAAGGAGCCTATTCAGAAGGCGAATGTGCTTAGGATTACTGGACCATCGCCCTCTGCAGCACCAGCAGCTCAGCCAAGGGCAAGAAcgttcaacatgacaatgaaagatgctgTGCAGAATGCGGATGTGGTGGTAGGTATGCTTGATATAAACTCAGTAAAAGTTAAAGTGTTAAT AGAAGTAGCGAATCAAGAAAAAGTTACTTCCAAGAGAATATGTCCCATTTGCGATAGGATTATAGAAGATCGGCACTTTTCCGCTGACTTAATTCTTTTCAAGTTAAGAGAATTTGACGTTCTACTATGGATGGATTGGTTTTCAAACCACTATGTGCAAATCAAATATAGAAGTAAGAAAGTGAAATTAGAGACCAACGATGGTattgaagtgatattcaaaggaaaggagcaagagaagaagtttctAATGGCTATTCAAACAAAGAGACTGTTACGACATGGGGGTGAAGCATATTTAGCACATGTGAAGGATGTAGAAAATGAGCCcttaaggattgaagatattccagtagttaaagATTTTCCCGATGAGCatccagatgaattacctggactacctccagatcaAGAGTTCAAGTTTATGATTTATTTGGCTCCTGGAATGGAATCaatatcgaaagctccctatcgaatGCCACCTGTCGAGATAAAAGAGTTAGCGACGTAG